Genomic DNA from Sphingomonas hankookensis:
GCTGTTCCAATCGAGTTTCAGGGCGATGAGCCGGTCGGCGATGGTGGCGGGCGACAGGGGGAAGCGTCCTTCGGAAATCGCCTTGCGGATCGTCGCGACGCGGTCGGTATCGACCGGCGGCGACGACGCCATCGCCTGCGCGGTGGTCCCGCCGGACAGCAGCGCCACGCCGCTCTTGGGCGCGCCCGTATCCTGCGGCGCTTGTGCCGTTTCCGTGCGTGCCTGCCCCTCGGTCCGCGCGACACCGCGCCCACCGATCGACGTAACCAGCCTTGATCCGACAGAATCCACCATGTCCCCGTCCTTCACGAACTGCTGACATGAGGAGAAACGGCGGCACCGGCGACTTCTTTAGCAAAAATTACTGGGGGGTTATTTTTTCGGATTTCATGGGGGCGGGAACGCCCACCGGTCCGCATTTGAGCCGTACCCCCGCGCAGGCGGGGGTCGAACGACGGCCTGCGCCTGCCGCCCTGGGCCCCCGCCTGCGCGGGGGTACGATGCGGATTGGGCAGACGTATCGGCTCAGCCTACCCTGTAAAACCCGGCAGCGCCGCCCGGCCCGATTCCAGCGCGATCGCCTGGATCGGCGGCCTGGCCGGATCGACCTTCACCATCAACCGACCGCCGACCGGGGCATCGCCCATCGCCACGCCGTCACGCGTGATCGAGAAGCCGGGTGCGCCGGCCTCGACCATGATCGGGTCGCCCCGGCGGATGACCGGTTCGGGCTTGGCGGCGACGACCGCGACCGGCGCTGCCGCCGGGCGTTCGGGGGCGACGCGGGTCATCCGGCGGACCGGCACATAGACTTTCCACGCCGGCGCCATGCAGCTGATGACCACCGCATCCTGCCGGTCGGACAGCCAGCCGAATTGCGGCATGGCACAGCGCGCGAGCTTCAGGCGCGGATCGACGGGCATCTGCGCGCCGCCGTCCATGCCGATGCTGGCACCGGTGAACTGCACCACCGCCTCGTCGAGCTGGGCGGTCGATTGAAAGGTCTGCGCGGTGGCAGGGACCGCGATCAGCATCGCGGCGAACAGGCTGTGGCGAATCATTTCGTCTCTGCTCCATCGGCAGGGGCGGCAAGCGGCGCTTGCCGGTCGGCAACGGCTTGCCGCTCACCGGCAAAGCCCAGATCGATGAATACGCCCCGCCCGCCGGTTCCCGGCGGTGCGAAGGCGATTTGCGCGGGCGTCGCCGCGCCTTCGCGCACCAGCAGCGCGGCGACGGCGCGCGCGCGGTCGGTGGCGAGGATCGCGGCGCTGCCGGTCGTCGGGTCGACGTCCTTGCCGGCTTCGGGGCCGTCGGTCCCGCCGGTCAGCGTGACGGCGATGCGCCGGTCGGCGGCGGCACCGCGCACGAACTCGACGCTGTTGGCGCTGCCGGCGGGCAGGGCGGCCGATCCGGGCGCAAAGCCTTCGATCACCGCGCGTTCCACTGTCATCGGGATCGGTTCGGCATCGAATCCGGCGCGGATGCCGGCAGTCAGCGCGCGTTTGTCGACGGCCTGCGCCGCCTGCAGGAACACGAAGAACCCGACCAGCAGCAGCGACAGGTCGGCCAAGGTGGTCAGCCATAGCGGGCGACCGGGGGCGGGGTCGAAACGTTGGATTCTCATTCTGCGGCCTCCCGGAATTGTGGTCGCTCCCGCCTGGCGAGCGCGACCAGAGGTGCCTCGAAACGGGCACGTTCGAATGCTTCGGCGCGACCCAGCCGGCGCAGCCGTCCGGCGATCGGCATGCCGACCAGCGCGGCCAGCACCGCGCCGTATAGGGTGGACAGCAACGCGACGGCCATCGCCTGCCCGATCGCGGTCGGATCGGTCATCGCCATGAACATCCGCACCAGGCCGACCAGCGTACCGATCATGCCCAGCGCGGGGGCCAGTTCGGCCACCGCCGTCCACATGTCGGCGGCGGCGAGGTGCCGTTCGGCGCGTGCCTCGTTGCGGTGGCGCAGCGTCGCCGCCACGCCGTCGGGGCCGACGCCGTCGACGATCGCGGCGATGGCGTCGGCGATGTCGGGATCGGTGATCCGCGACCGGTCGAGCGTCATCACGCCATGCCGCTTGGCGATGCGGCCCAGCGCGGCAATCTGGCCCAGTCCTTCCTCGGCCGAAAAGGGCTTGCGGCCCAGCGTGCCGAGCGCGCGGATCGCGCGGGCAAGATCGGCCGGCGGCGTGCGGATCAGCAGCGCGACGAAGGTGCCGCCGACCACGAAGGCGGCGGCGACCGGATCGGCATAGGGGGCGAACATGGATGCGTCCATGGCCGCTTCCCTGCAAACACGGTGCCAGTTTTCGTGCCGGCAATGGCTTGCCGGATGCGGTTGCCGCTTGCCGGTCGGCGGCGGCAAAAGCGGCAATTGGACCATGGGTGGCGGGTTTCGCGAAAACTGGCACGCCCTTTGCTGTGTTTCCGTGTGACGCGCATCCGGCGCGCCGATTTGGGAACCGTCCGATGGCCGACAATGCTCTGTTCGGGATACACGGCGCCGCGCTGCAGGTGCGGGCGCAGCGCATGGGTATGCTCGCATCGAACATCGCCAATGCCTCGACGCCCGGCTTCAAGGCGAAGGACGTCGACTTCCGCGCGGCGCTGGCCGGCGCGCAGCAGAGCGGCAATGTCGACCGCTCGATCGACAGCAACACGCTCTACCGCCGTCCGCTCCAGCCTTCGCTCGACGGAAACACCGTCGAACTGGTCACCGAACAGACCGCCTTCGCCGAAAACGCGGTCGCGTATCAGACGACGCTCGCGTTCCTGAACGGCCGCATTTCCACCATCACCCGCGCGCTGAAGGGCGAGTAAACAAATGCCCCAACCCATGAGCATTTTCGAAGTCTCCGGCCGCGCCATGTCCGCGCAGCTGGTGCGGATGAACACCACCGCCTCGAACCTCGCCAATGCCGGTGCGGTCTCGAAGACTGAGGCTGGCGCCTATCGCACGATGAAGCCGGTGTTCCGCACCACTTTCGATGCCGCCAGCGGCCTCGCCACGGTCGATGCGGCGCAGGTCGTGACGGCGGGCGAGGCGCCGGCCAAGCGCCACGATCCCGGCAACCCGCTGGCCGATGCCGAAGGCAATGTGTGGGAAGCCGCCGTCGATGAACCGCGCGAGCTGGTCGACATGCTCGATGCCGCCCGCACCTATCAGAACAATGTCGAGGTGATGTCGACCGCCAAGTCGCTCATCACCGAAACGCTGCGCCTGGGACGCTGATCATGACCACCACCGCCATCCAGAACATCCCGACGGTAAAGGGCGCGAACGACGCCGCGGCGAAGGCGAAACTGGGCCAGCGCTCGCTGGGCCAGGACGATTTCCTGCGGCTGATGACCGCACAGCTGCAATATCAGGACCCGTTCAACCCGACCGACAACGGCCAGATGGTCGCGCAGATGGCGCAGATGTCGTCGCTGTCGGGCATTACCGAAATGAGTTCGACCCTGAAGACGCTGTCCGCCCGCCTGGCCGGCAGCGGTGCGAGCGACGCGGTGTCGTGGATCGGCAAGGCCGTCCTGACCGACAGCGCGACCGCCACCGCCGATACCAAGGGCAATGTCACCGGTGCGGTCGAGCTCGATGGCGACGCCGCGCAGGTGAAGGTCGAGATTCGCGATGCCAACGGCAATCTCGCCCGTGCCGTGTCGCTGGGTGCGCAGCCTACCGGCATGGTCGATTACCAGTGGGACGGAAAGACCGAGGACGGCAGCGCCGCCGGCGCCGGCCCCTACACGATCAGCGTCGCGGCCAGCGATGCCAGCGGACAGGTGGTGAAGGCTCGCAACCTTGCCTGGGCCGGGGTCTCCTCCGTCATGCCCAATGGCGGAAAACCGATGCTGACGCTGTCCGACGGTCAGCAGGTGCTGGCCGATACCGTTCGCAAGATCGCCTGAAATTCCAACCCTTTCATCTGAATTTTCGCAGGAGCAAATCCCATGTCCTTCTACACTTCGCTCTCCGGTCTGAAGGCTTCGCAGGTCGACATGGCGTCGATCTCGCACAACCTCGCCAACGTCGGCACCACCGGCTTCAAGAAGAGCCGCGCCGAATTCGCCGACGTGATCGCGTCCAACCTGTCGGTCGCGCCGACGCAAATGGTCGGGTCGGGTACCGTGGTGAAGGGCAACCGCCAGCAGTTCGGCGAAGGCAACCTCGTCCAGTCGTCCTCGTCGCTCGACATCGCGATCGCCGGCGACGGCTTCTTCGCGCTGAAGCCCGATCCCACGAAGGACGGCCTGACCTTCACCCGCAACGGCTCGCTGCGCGTCGATTCGAACCAGTTCGTCACCGATGCGCAGGGCGCGCGGCTGCAGGTCTATCCGGTCGACGGGTCGGGCAACGTCGTGTCGACCACCCGCGATTCGCTGGCCGACCTCGTGTTGTTCGAAACCTCGGGCAAGCCGACCGGCACCGAGGATGTGAAGCTCGGCCTCAACATGAACGCCCGCTCGGTCAAGCCGACGACGACCCCGTTCAACCGCTTCGATTCGACCAGCTACAACGAAGCGGTGACCACGACCGTCTATGACGGCGCCGGCAACCCGATGACCATGACCACCTATATGGTCCGCACCACCGCGCCGCAGGCGGACCCGACCGATCTGTCGAGCACCTGGGA
This window encodes:
- a CDS encoding flagellar hook assembly protein FlgD, encoding MTTTAIQNIPTVKGANDAAAKAKLGQRSLGQDDFLRLMTAQLQYQDPFNPTDNGQMVAQMAQMSSLSGITEMSSTLKTLSARLAGSGASDAVSWIGKAVLTDSATATADTKGNVTGAVELDGDAAQVKVEIRDANGNLARAVSLGAQPTGMVDYQWDGKTEDGSAAGAGPYTISVAASDASGQVVKARNLAWAGVSSVMPNGGKPMLTLSDGQQVLADTVRKIA
- the flgC gene encoding flagellar basal body rod protein FlgC — translated: MPQPMSIFEVSGRAMSAQLVRMNTTASNLANAGAVSKTEAGAYRTMKPVFRTTFDAASGLATVDAAQVVTAGEAPAKRHDPGNPLADAEGNVWEAAVDEPRELVDMLDAARTYQNNVEVMSTAKSLITETLRLGR
- the flgB gene encoding flagellar basal body rod protein FlgB; the encoded protein is MADNALFGIHGAALQVRAQRMGMLASNIANASTPGFKAKDVDFRAALAGAQQSGNVDRSIDSNTLYRRPLQPSLDGNTVELVTEQTAFAENAVAYQTTLAFLNGRISTITRALKGE
- a CDS encoding flagellar hook protein FlgE is translated as MSFYTSLSGLKASQVDMASISHNLANVGTTGFKKSRAEFADVIASNLSVAPTQMVGSGTVVKGNRQQFGEGNLVQSSSSLDIAIAGDGFFALKPDPTKDGLTFTRNGSLRVDSNQFVTDAQGARLQVYPVDGSGNVVSTTRDSLADLVLFETSGKPTGTEDVKLGLNMNARSVKPTTTPFNRFDSTSYNEAVTTTVYDGAGNPMTMTTYMVRTTAPQADPTDLSSTWEAYSFVGDKAMEVGGTPATGTTPAVPGTQAVTITFDATGKFTTPVATTFDSFMPASGVAQQQIKLTFPTTTVATTKPFKLETQQQDGVAVGRLQGVTINEKGIVTASYSNGDTKALGQVAIVNFSNSAGLRQMGNSNWQATGLSGDPSFASSGENGAGSLMSGMIEGSNVDITEELVSLIAAQRNFQANSKALDTSNQITRSILDLRA
- a CDS encoding motility protein A; its protein translation is MDASMFAPYADPVAAAFVVGGTFVALLIRTPPADLARAIRALGTLGRKPFSAEEGLGQIAALGRIAKRHGVMTLDRSRITDPDIADAIAAIVDGVGPDGVAATLRHRNEARAERHLAAADMWTAVAELAPALGMIGTLVGLVRMFMAMTDPTAIGQAMAVALLSTLYGAVLAALVGMPIAGRLRRLGRAEAFERARFEAPLVALARRERPQFREAAE
- the flgM gene encoding flagellar biosynthesis anti-sigma factor FlgM, with the protein product MVDSVGSRLVTSIGGRGVARTEGQARTETAQAPQDTGAPKSGVALLSGGTTAQAMASSPPVDTDRVATIRKAISEGRFPLSPATIADRLIALKLDWNSNEPA